The genomic region TATTGCAATTTTAATAAATCAAATCATAATTCAGTTATATCATTATGAAATTCCAGATGCGATTTCTGATTATTATCAAAATCTATCAACGAAAAAACATGATTTACTCACAACTTTGATTGTAGGTGCATGGTCGAGTTTGATGGCATGGTTTGGTTTGAGTGGCCCATATAATAATCAAATAAATTATGATTCTAATCCTGCAACGGTTGCTAATGCAACTTTTGCTTTGAAGAACCATGACGTTTGGAATGTGCCATACAAATATACAGCAACTACTTTATATCATAGCTTTGGAACATTTGGTGGAGTAGGTTCAACTTTAGCATTAGTAATTGCAATAATTTTAGTTTCAAGAACAGAACATTATCACCGAGTTGCTCGTTGGTCAGCATTTCCAGTGCTATTCAATACAAATCAATCAATTTTATTAGGAATTCCAGTATTGTTTAATCCAATTTATTTGATTCCATTTGTATGTACTCCTGTTATCAATATGTTAATTGCTGCATTAGCAATTCATTTAAAGATTATGCCACCAGTCACATATCCTGTGCCGCTAGCTACTCCGGGAGTATTAAATGCTTTCATTGGTACTGGTGGAAATTTCATTGCACTTTTTATTGGGATATTAGTTTTGGCAATCGACGTAATAATCTACATCCCATTTGTGAAGTTTTCAGATCGGATAAAGGTTGAATTAGAAGTTCAATCATTGAAAACTAAAACAAAGTTAATGAAATAGGGAGATGGACATATGACAGTTAATCGTAAACATAGTCGAATCGTATTACTTGTTATTTTTATTTTATTAATTGGATTAGCAATTCCATCCTATATTTGGACAAAAAGAAATATTCAAGATTTAGGTAAATGGCAGAACTCCCGTTTATCACCAGTCATTATGATTCCTGGAAGTTCAGCAACAATTAATCGATTTGATGACTTAGTAAAGCTTTTAAATAAAAATGATCATCAAAAGCACAGTTTACTGAAAGTGAAAGTCTACAATAATGGCAAAATCAAATATTATGGCAAAATTCGTTCAGGAGATAATGAACCAATTATTGTAGTGGGATTCGAAAATAATCATGATGGATACAATAACATTTTAAAACAAGCTAAAATGTTTAATGAGGCTTTTAAATCATTGCAGAAACGGTACTATTTCAATAATTTTAAAGCGATTGGACATTCAAATGGTGGATTAGTTTATACGGCTTTTCTTGAAAAATATTATAAAGATTATGACGTTAAAATGACACGATTAATGACAATTGGATCACCATTTAACTTTGGAGAATCTAACTTAAAATATAAAACACAAATGTTAGCTGATTTTATCAAACAACGAGGTAACTTACCTAAAGATTTAGTTGTATATTCAGTTGCTGGGACTGAAAACTATGACTCTGATGGTTTAGTACCAGTTAACAGTGTCGAAGCTGGAAAATACGTATTTCAAAATCAGGTAAAAAGTTATACAGAAATTACAGTAACTGGGATTAATGCACAACATTCAGATTTACCTCAAAATCAACAAATTGTTGATTTAATTCAAAAATATATTTTAGATAATCAAATGCCAAAAAATGACAATGACGTCAAGAAGGATAACAAATAATTTAATTATAAGAAATTCTTGATTATGTTTAAGGAATGTACTCATTTTGATAAAATAGAAGTAAATTATCAATAAAGGAGAGGCAATTTCTTGCAAACGTTTGGGATTATTGTACTTATTATTTGGTTATTGAACTTGTTAGCTGCAATTATCACGGTTTTCCATGAAAAACGCGATATTTCAACTACTTGGGCATGGTTATTAGTGTTAGTATTTATTCCTGTATTAGGATTTATCTTGTATCTATTTGTTGGGCGTAAAATTTCGCATGATAAAATATTTACAATTCAAAAAGAACAAGAAAAAGTTATTAATGCATTAACGAAACGCCAAAAAGAAATGTGGCAAAAACGCGACTTAGATAAAGATAGTACTCAACAAGAGCGTGAATTAGAGCATTTATTCCTTGAGTCTGAAGGGGCTTTTTTAACTACTAATAATCAAACAAAGTTATTTGACGATGGAAAAGTCTTTTTTAAGGCGTTAATTGATGATATTAATCAAGCCAAGGATAGTATTCACGTTGAATTCTATACATTTTATGCAGATGATATAGGACATGAAGTCTTGCATGCCCTCGAAAATGCTGCTGCTCGTGGCGTTGAAGTGCGTGTTTTATATGATATGTGGGGTTCTAAAGGAACTAATTACAAATTCTTTAAAAAGCTAGAAGAACTTGGCGGAGCTGCTCAAGGCTTCATTTCTAGTTCTGCTAAACAAGTAATTACAACACCAAGATTAAATTACCATGATCACCGTAAACTAGTAATTATCGATGGTAAGACTGGGTATATTGGTGGATTTAATATCGGAGATCAATATCTTGGAAGATTACCTAAATATGGATATTGGAGTGATACTCACATGCGTGTATATGGCATGGCTGTAATTCAGATGCAAGCTCGTTTTATGATGGATTGGAATACAACTTGTCGTCGTACAACCAAAAAACGATTTGAATTCGAAAAACGTTTCTTCCCTGTGTTTGAAGGAAATGGCCATACAAAAATGCAAATTGTGTCATCTGGCCCAGATAGTGAAAGACAATCAATTAAACGTGGTTATCAAAAGATAATCTCTACTGCACAAAATTATTTATACATTCAAACACCATATTTGATTCCAGATGATTCAGTTCTAGAGTCATTAGTAATTGCTGCTTTATCTGGAGTGGATGTAAGAATTATGATTCCATGTAAACCAGATCATCCATTTGTATATCGTGCAACTGAATATTATGCAAAATATTTAGTTGATAATGGCGTAAAGGTTTACCGTTATGACAATGGATTCTTACATGCTAAGACCATGATTACTGATGATACAATTTCTTCAGTTGGATCTGCTAACTTAGATTTTAGAAGTTTCAAATTGAATTTTGAATGTAATGCATTTTGTTATGATGATGATTTGACTAAACAACTAAAAGCTATATATGAAAAAGATCTAGAAAATTGTACTTTATTAACACCTGAATATTTTGATAAACAATCTCGTTGGCGGAAATTTAAACAATATTTCTCACGTTTGCTTTCACCAACATTGTAATTGAAAAAGAAACCATAATTATTTATGGTTTCTTTTTTTCAAGCAAGAATTTTTGATATGACGCGCAGTTTCTTTGCATTCTTAAAAAATAATTAAGAAACGATTATAAAAATGATATAATTAAAGATAAAAGCATGAAAGGTGTGTATTTTATGGAATCTGAAAATGGTTCGCAAAAAAAGATGGGCCTTATCGCATTAGTTTTAATGATTGTTTCTTCAATTTACGGGATTGGAAATACAGCGATTGGGTTCTATCAAATGGGATATGCTGGGATTATTTGGTATGTTCTAGCAGCAATCTTATTCTTCATTCCTGCTGCATTAATGTTTGCAGAATATGGATCAGTTTTGAAAGATGCCCATGGGGGAATTTATTCATGGCTTGAATTCGCAGTTGGAGAAAAATTTGCTTTTACGGGGACATTTATTTGGTTAGCCTCATGGATTATTTGGCTATTAACAAATACTTCAATGAACTTTATTAATTTCTCAGAAGCAATTTTCGGTAAAGATACTACTCAAAGTTGGCATTTATTTGGGCTATCATCTAATGCTACATTAGGAATTTTAGGAGTAATCTTTATTTTTGCAGTTACATTTTGTGCTATACGTGGTTTTGATAAGATTTCTAAAATTGCTTCTATTGGAGGAATTTTTGTAATCTTTTGTTCAGCCTTTGTATTTTTAGGAAGTATCATTTGTATATTTATGCAACATGGACATTTTGCACAACCTTTAACTGCTAATGGATTTATTAAATCTCCAAATCCACTATTTTCAACACCATTAGGAATGTTATCATTTATTGTTTATGCAATCTTCTCTTATGGTGGAATGGAAACAATGGGTGGTGTAACAGATAAAGTAAAAAACTCTGAACGTACATTTCCACGTGCTGTAATCATTGCTGGTTTATTTATGATTATTGCATATGCGGTATTAATGCTATTCTGGGGTGTTACAGCAAACTGGAATCATTTATTAAACCATTCAAGTGTTGATTTAGGAAATGTTCCATATGTTTTAATAAGTAATTTAGGTTATACTTTAGCGATCCATTTTGGAGCAACTGTAGTTGTTGCAAATGAAATCGGTAAGTGGCTTGTTAGAATTATGGGATTAGTGCAATTATTAGCGTTTACCGCAACTTTCTTTGTAATGGTATATTCTCCATTAAAATCATTTATTATGGGTTCACCTAAACATTTCTGGCCTAAGAGTATTACAAAATTAAATGACAAAAAGATGCCTGCAAATGCTATGTTATGGCAAGCCGGATTGATTTCGGTCGCATTGCTTTTAATTTCATTTGGTGGTTCTACAGCACAAGATTTTTATACTATTTTAATTGATATGATGAATGTTTCTACTTCAGTACCATATTTATTTTTAATTGGTGCCTTTCCATTCTTTAAGAAGAAAATGGCAGGAAAAGAGCAATCATTTGAAGTATATAAGAGTCAACGAACAACATGGGTTGTTACAATCATTGCATGGCTAACAGTCTTATTTGGAATTATCTTTTCTGTAATCAAGCCAATTTTTGACCATGATATCAAAACTTTCGTTTGGACAGCAATCGGGCCAATCTTCTTTGGTATTTTAGCTTTAGTCATTTTATATTTCGATAATAAAAGAAATTCCAAATATGATTTAACAGATGACAATCAAGAAGATGAAGAATAACTAAAGAGATGAGAATATATTTCTCATCTCTTTTTTTTTGACATAAGACAGGATGAATGTTCGGGTATAAGTGGTTAATTTTTAAAAAATATGTTCAGTATTAAGTAAAAAATATTATATAATAAAAATATAAGTTATATTTTAACCAAGGGAGAGTTGAATCTTGAAAGTTTTTGATTATGAGAATGTTCAATTGATACCTAATAAATGTATTATTAAAAGTAGAAAAGATGCTGATCCAAGTATTGATTTTGGTCATCATCACTTTAAAATACCCGTTGTTCCTGCTAATATGGCAAGTGTAATTGATGAAAAACTTGCAATTTGGTTAGCGGACAATGGGTATTTTTATGTAATGCATCGTTTTGAACCAGCAAAAAGATTTGATTTTGTTAAAATGATGCATGCCCGGGGATTATTTGCTTCAATTTCATTAGGAATTAAAGACAGTGAATATAATTTAATTGATCAATTTAAAGCAAATGGGATTCAACCAGAATATATTACTATTGATGTTGCACATGGACATTCAATATATGTGATGAAAATGGTGGAATATGTAAAACAAAATTTACCTGATACATTTGTGATTGTTGGTAATGTTGCTACACCACAAGCGGTTATTGATTTAGAAAATTCAGGAGCGGATGCAACTAAAGTCGGAATAGGTCCTGGAAAAGCATGCATTACTAAATTAAAAACTGGCTTTGGAACTGCAGGATGGCAGTTATCAGCTATTTGGCAATGCAGTCAAGTTGCTAAAAAACCAATTGTTGCTGATGGAGGAATCCGGTATAACGGCGATATTGCGAAATCAATTCGTTTTGGTGCTTCAATGGTTATGATCGGTTCAATGTTTGCTGGGCATTTGGAATCACCTGGTGAAATAATTGAACGTGATGGGAAAAAATATAAAAAATATTGGGGATCGGCATCAAGCGTTCAAAAGCATGATATTCATAATGTAGAGGGAAAGGAACTTCTTGTCCCATATCGCGGAAAAATCGCTGATACATTGACCTCAATGGAAGAAGATTTACAATCTTCGATTTCATATGCAGGTGGTAAAGATTTAGATGCATTAAGAAAAGTTGATTTTAAAATAATTGAAAACTCAATAATTAATGGTGATTATTTAGGATAATAAAAAAGGCTGTGAATTACACAGCCTTTTTATATATAGAATAATTGCTAAAAATAGTCTTTAAAGACTTACAAAAGAATTAAACTTCATGTATTTATAATGTAATCTCATGTTAGAAAATTCAAGTGGGGTACCATTATCTAAGAAGAAAATTCCTTCCATTACTCCAGTTGGTTCGGTTGGAGTTAATTGTAATAACTCTTGATCATGTGCAGTTGATGGTTCTGCATACACAGACATAAATGATTTTGAAACGGATTGTTTGAGTTCTTGTTGAACATATTCAAAAATTGATTTTTCTAAAATGCTACTACTCAATTTAGGAAGCAATTTAATTGGAATATATCCAGTTTCAATCATGAATGGCTGATCATCAAAGAAACGAAGACGCTCGATTTTATAAACAAAATCTTCTGGTTGAATAAAAAGATCACGTTGTAATTCTTCGGTGGGACGAACTACATTAAAATCTAATACTTTTACTGTAGGCTTTTCACCATTAAGTTTAAAGTTATCAGAAACCCCTAAGTTTTTGCCAGAACCATAATTAAAAACTGATTCATTTTTTAAATATAAGGGATTAATAAATGTTCCTGATCCACGTTTTTTAAAAATAATACCATCATTTGCCATTCGACTTAGAGCACGTTTGATTGAACTTCGACTAACATCATATGATTCAGCTAAACTTCGCTCATCTGGCAATTTCATATCAGGAAATTTTTGTGCAAAAATTTTTTCTTTTAAATCACCAATGATTTGTTGATAAATTAATTCAGCCATGAGAATTTAGACTCCTTAAAGTAATGCTAATACCAGTTAAGCACAGGAAAGCAAACTTGACAAGGAAAATATTTCTTAATATAAATTGTAATTAGTGCAAAGCAAATTAAAAAAGTATATAATTAACCACAGTTAATTTATTTTATATTTAATATATATTAGTTTATAGTAAGCTTAGTTCTTACTACTAGGAGGAAATTATGGCATCAGTATTAGTTGTAGGTGGAGCTGGATATATTGGCTCTCACATGGTTGACCGTTTAATTGAAAACGGTGAAGATACAGTGGTTGTTGATAATTTATCTACAGGTCATCGTGCTTCAGTTAGCGATAAAGCTAAATTCTACGAAGGTGATGTTGCAGATAAAGACTTCATGCGTAAAGTCTTTAAAGAAAATCCTGAAATTGATACAGTTATTCACTTTGCAGCATATTCATTGGTTGGTGAATCAATGCACAAGCCATTGAAATACTTCGATAATAACGTTGCAGGCTTAATCAAACTTCTTGAAGTTATGAAAGAAGTTAATGTTAAGAATCTTGTATTCTCATCATCCGCAGCAACTTATGGAATTCCTGATCATATGCCAATCAAGGAATCAGATCCACAAAGCCCAATTAACCCATATGGTGAAAGTAAATTAATGATGGAAAAAATCATGAAATGGGCTGATGAAGCATATGGAATCAAGTATGTAGCTTTGCGTTACTTCAACGTTGCAGGTGCAAAGCCAGATGGATCAATTGGTGAAGACCACGGTCCAGAAACTCACCTAGTTCCAATTATTTTACAAGTTGCTTTAGGTGAACGTGAAAAATTACAAATCTATGGTGATGATTACAATACTCCAGATGGTACAAACATCCGTGATTATGTTCACCCATACGATTTAGCAGATGCACACATTTTAGCAATGAATTACTTGCGTGATGGTAAACCATCAGATGCTTTTAACTTAGGTTCATCTACTGGTTTCTCAAACTTAGAAATGTTAAAAGCTGCTCGTGAAGTAACAGGAAAAGAAATTCCTGCTGAAATTGCTGGCCGTCGTGGCGGAGATCCAGATTCACTTGTTGCAGCTTCAGATAAAGCACGTGAAGTTTTAGGTTGGGAACCTAAATATGATGATGTTCACAGTTTAATTGAAACTGCATGGGCATGGCACTCAAAACATCCACATGGTTTTGAAGATTAATTAAAAAGAGAATGGAAGTATTCCATTCTCTTTTTTTAAACATAAAAATAAATTTTTAAATTTAAATTATTTTTGCAAACAGTTATCGCATCTCATTGTGAAAACTGTTTCTAATGTTGTAAACTAAAATTATAGCAGGGAAAGAAAATGTTAGACGCTTTTACTTTTGGGAGGATTGGAAATGAAAATTTTACAAAAAACATTTGGTCGCTATAATAATGAAAAAGTTACAGAAATTAAATTAGTCAATGATAATGATGTAGCAATTTCTTGTCTTACAATGGGAGCAATTTGGCACCAATTTTTAGTTCCTACTGAAGAAGGCAAATATCAAAATTTATTACTAAGTTTTGATGGAATTGATGACTACTATTCAAATACACAAAACATTTGTAAATCAATTGGACGTGTAGCAGGAAGAATCAAAAATGCTTCATATGATTTAAATGGAAAGCATTTTGTATTGCCAGAAAATGACCATGGTAATACTCTTCATGGTGGTCCACATGGATTTTCAACTTGGAATTGGAATTATTCAACTTCAAGTAATAAGAATAGTGTGAGCGTAATTTTTCAAAAGAAGATTGATGAAACAATGGATCAATTTCCTGGAAACATCCTTGCTACAATTATCTATACTTTAAATAACAATAATAAAGTAACAATTACGTACAGTGCGATGAATGGTAAAGAAGATACATTATTCAATCCCACATGCCATGTTTACTTTAATTTGAGTGATCGGCGTGATTTAACAACACACGAATTAGAAATTAATAGTGATAATATTTTAGAAACTAATAGTGATTTAATTCCAACAGGAAACTTAATTCCAGTCGAAAATACGCCATATGATTTCCGCAATTTTAAGAATGTTGCCTTAACAGTTGGTGAAGTTCATGGTTTAGATACAGCATATGTTGTGAATGAACCAGGACATGGGATTAAACCAGTTGCTGTTTTAAGAGATAAAGCAAGTAATCGTCAAATTACTGTAAATTCTGATCGAAATGGATTAATAGTTTATACTCCTGAAGATATCCAGGGACAAAAGATTTCATTTAGTCGAGATAAGGGTAGTTTGGCTAATAAAAATGAAGGAATTGCACTAGAAGCACAAATGTTACCAGATGCAATTCATCAAGACAATTTTGGTGATATTGTATTACCACGTTATAGTAAACGGACATATCGGATGTCATTTACATTTAAACAATTACCTAAGAATGAGTAGAAAGATTTTAAAGATGGAGAATTTTTTATTTGATTTTGATGGCACAATCGCTGATTCAGGCGATGCAGCTACATTAGCAACGCAAGCATGTTTTAAAGATTTTGACTTGGAAATTCCTACAAACGATCAAGTACGTTATTATATGGGAGTTCCAATAGAGACATTTATTCCAGAGTTAGTTGAAAAGCAAGGAAAAGACTTCACTGAGGAACAATATAATGAGATGTATCAAAGTTTTAGAGAGCATTATAGTGAAATTGAAATGCAAACAACAACGTTATTTCCTGGTATGAAAACAACTCTAGAACAATTAAAAAATGAAGGGAAAAGACTTTTCGTTGTCTCAAGCAAGAATTCAATTTCATTAAAACGAAATTTAAAGCATTTAGGCATTGCTTCATTATTTGAAGATCTAGTTGGATCGGATCAAGTTGAAAATTATAAACCCGCACCTGATGGAATTTTAATTTTGCTAGATCGTTACCATTTGGATAAAAAACAATCAGTAATGATTGGAGATGCAAAGTATGATCTTCAAATGGGGAAAAGAGCTGACATCAAAACTTGTGGATGCTTATGGGATACCTTTGATAAAGAATTATTGGAAAAGGAACATCCAACATATTTAATTGAACATCCAAGTGATTTATTAAAATTATAAAAATTGAATAATTAAATCAATCAAGCTTTGAATGAATCTAAATATTTTTGATGCTAAAATCATCAATATTTTAATTTATACTAAGCTTGATTTTTTAGTATGTTACAATTTTGTTGCTATCTTGTATAATAAAAATATCGAAATAAGTTGAGAGAGGAATTAATTAATGAATTTATGGGAGAGATTTTTAAATAATACCCATTTACGTCGTTTTGCAGTATTAATGGTTATTATTGCAACGTTGTTTATTTTTAAAAGTATGATTAGCATTATTTTGCTAACATTTATTTTTTCATTCTTAATTATTAGATTAATTAATTGGATACAGAAAAGAGTTAAGATTCCATCGCCAGCAATTGTAATTGCAGTTTTTTCATTGCTGATTATTTTTATAATAGCCTTGGTAACCACATATGTACCTAAGTTAATTGTTCAGTCAGAAGCACTTGTAAAATCTTTAATTCATTTTTATAATAATTTGCCAGCTGAAAAGGGCACAATTTCAGCCTATATAGCAAGTTATATTAAACAATCAAACTTTTTACATCAACTTCAAGGTGGCATGACTGTAATCTTTGGCTATGTATCAAAAGCGGGATCTATGGGCTTTACCTTTGTAATCTCACTTTTATTAAGTTTCTTTTTTACAGTTGAAAAAGAAACAACATATAAATTTTCACGAAGCTTTTTAACAGGGCCATATTCATGGTTCTTTAAAGATATTTATTATTTTGCTAATATTTTTACTAATACTTTTGGGGTAGTATTAGAAGCACAATTTCTAATTGCAATTGTAAATACAATCCTTACATGTATTGGTTTAGGAATCATTGGTGTTCCTCAAATTGCTAGTTTAGGAGTAATGATTTTTATTTTAAGTTTAGTGCCAGTTGCTGGAGTAATTATTTCAGCTATTCCAATGTCATTTGTTGCTTATACAGATGGAGGAATACGCGATGTAATTTATGTATTAGTCATGTTATTAATTATCCATGCAGTTGAAGCATATATTTTAAATCCTAAATTTATGTCAAGTCGGACAGAACTGCCAATCTTCTATACATTTGTAGTATTATTTGTATCGGAAAGGCTTTTTGGAGCATGGGGATTGATTGTTGGAATTCCAATTTTTACTTTCTTTTTAGATGTTTTAGGTGTAAAACCGCTACCTGGTCGTCACCATAAATTAAGACAAAAAGCACAACGACACAAGAAAGGTGAAAGCAATGAATAAAGATGATTTTATTAAAGAATATGCAATAAATCGTGAGAATACTGATTCAGTTAAATGGGATGGTTTAAAAGATCGTTTTGGACAAACAGATTTATTGCCAATGTGGATTGCAGATACAGAATTTAAAATTCCAAAACAAGCTCAACAAGCAATGCAAAAACGCATTGAAGAAGGTGCTTTTGGCTATTCATTTGTTGATGATGGTTACTATGATGCATATTTTAATTGGCAAAAAGAACGTTATGGAATTGAATTACATAAAGAATGGGTTCGTTTTGGAACAGGTGTAGTTCAATCATTAAGCACAATTCTTCAACTATTAACACAAAAAGATGAAGCTGTAATGGTTTTACAACCTGTTTATTATCCATTTATGGACGTAGTTAAACAAAATAAACGTAATTTAATTGTTTCTAACTTAATTAATAATCATGGCCATTATGAGTTAGACCTAGATGATATGCGTCAAAAAATGGAAGAAAATCAAGTGCATGTTTTGATTTTCTGTAATCCTCATAATCCTGTAGGGCGCGTTTGGAATGAAACAGAATTAACAGAATTATTAGAATTATGTCGTCAAGAACAAGTTATTTTAATTTCAGATGAAATTCATCATGACTTAACGATTGATGGCAACAAATTTGTTTCAACATTAAATGTTCGTGATGGTTTTTACCGGGATAATTTAGTAGTTTTAGATTCACCTTCAAAAACCTTTAATATGGCAGGATTATTGAATAGTCATGTCATTATTCCAAATCCACAATTAATGAAGCGTTATGATGAATATGCAGCAGTTACAAAAGCACCAACTGGAAGTGTAATGGGAAGAGTTGCAGCACAAGCAGCTTATACATATGGTGTTGACTGGTTAGAAGGATTACAGGCTGTAATTGCATCTAATTATCGTTATATGCGCAATGAATTTAAGCAAGAATTACCGGAAGTTGTAATTTCACCACTCGAAGGAACATACTTAGCATGGATTGATTTATCAGCATTAATTCCAGAAGAAGATCTAGAGGAAGTTGTTCAAGAAAAAGCTAAGTTAGCGGTTGATTATGGAAAGTGGTTTGGAGATGCAGGTAAGGGTCATATCCGCATGAATTTAGCAACTACACCAGGCAATGTAGAGCAAGCAGTCCAAAGTTTAATTCAAGCAATTAAAGATTATCAAGAATAATTTAACTAGACACTATT from Ligilactobacillus cholophilus harbors:
- a CDS encoding AI-2E family transporter, with the translated sequence MNLWERFLNNTHLRRFAVLMVIIATLFIFKSMISIILLTFIFSFLIIRLINWIQKRVKIPSPAIVIAVFSLLIIFIIALVTTYVPKLIVQSEALVKSLIHFYNNLPAEKGTISAYIASYIKQSNFLHQLQGGMTVIFGYVSKAGSMGFTFVISLLLSFFFTVEKETTYKFSRSFLTGPYSWFFKDIYYFANIFTNTFGVVLEAQFLIAIVNTILTCIGLGIIGVPQIASLGVMIFILSLVPVAGVIISAIPMSFVAYTDGGIRDVIYVLVMLLIIHAVEAYILNPKFMSSRTELPIFYTFVVLFVSERLFGAWGLIVGIPIFTFFLDVLGVKPLPGRHHKLRQKAQRHKKGESNE
- a CDS encoding MalY/PatB family protein → MNKDDFIKEYAINRENTDSVKWDGLKDRFGQTDLLPMWIADTEFKIPKQAQQAMQKRIEEGAFGYSFVDDGYYDAYFNWQKERYGIELHKEWVRFGTGVVQSLSTILQLLTQKDEAVMVLQPVYYPFMDVVKQNKRNLIVSNLINNHGHYELDLDDMRQKMEENQVHVLIFCNPHNPVGRVWNETELTELLELCRQEQVILISDEIHHDLTIDGNKFVSTLNVRDGFYRDNLVVLDSPSKTFNMAGLLNSHVIIPNPQLMKRYDEYAAVTKAPTGSVMGRVAAQAAYTYGVDWLEGLQAVIASNYRYMRNEFKQELPEVVISPLEGTYLAWIDLSALIPEEDLEEVVQEKAKLAVDYGKWFGDAGKGHIRMNLATTPGNVEQAVQSLIQAIKDYQE